Part of the Gloeocapsa sp. PCC 73106 genome, TCATCTTGGATTCTGATTTACCTGACGGTGACGGTATCGAATTTTGCCGTTCGTTGTATCATCAGGAACAATCCTTAATTCTCATTCTGTCGGCTCGTGACAACGAGAGAGATATCGTTAAGGGTTTAAGAGCTGGTGCGGACGATTATCTGCGCAAACCCTTTGGTATGCAGGAGTTTACCGCGAGAATCGAGGCTTTAATTAGGCGTCAACGCTCAAATAACGCTCCCCTAGCTCTAGATTATGGTCTGTTGAAAATTGATCTGGTACATCGGAGCGTGGAATTTCAAGGCGAGTTGGTAGAACTTACTCCCCAAGAGTTTAGCTTACTCTATGTGTTAGCGCAAGCTCAGGGTAATGCACTTAGTCGCTCAGAACTATTACAAAGAGCATGGCCCGACGCGATCGATAATCCTCGCACTATTGACACTCACGTGCTTTCCCTGCGCAAAAAAATCGAAATTGATCCCAGACAGCCTAGTCTGATTCAAACCGTGCGCAATGTGGGTTACCGCTTTAATCCAGAAGCGATTAATTTACAAGCTACCATTCAACCTCCTCTATCCTCTGTAACCTCTTCATAGAGTGAGC contains:
- a CDS encoding response regulator transcription factor, with translation MRVKVNLVSILIVEGNPHLRSLLGWHLQQAGYLVHQCAGIQQAKIFLAHRQATLIILDSDLPDGDGIEFCRSLYHQEQSLILILSARDNERDIVKGLRAGADDYLRKPFGMQEFTARIEALIRRQRSNNAPLALDYGLLKIDLVHRSVEFQGELVELTPQEFSLLYVLAQAQGNALSRSELLQRAWPDAIDNPRTIDTHVLSLRKKIEIDPRQPSLIQTVRNVGYRFNPEAINLQATIQPPLSSVTSS